A stretch of the Thermus thermophilus genome encodes the following:
- a CDS encoding ASCH domain-containing protein, which translates to MERPKLGLIVREPYASLIVDGKKTWELRKRKAHHRGPLGIVAGGWLIGQADLVGVEGPFSVEELFAHQEKHLAEEAFLRAYAKGEPLYAWVLENAFRYEKPLHVPRRPGRVMFVDLSEVRW; encoded by the coding sequence ATGGAAAGGCCCAAGCTCGGCCTCATCGTCCGGGAGCCCTACGCCAGCCTCATCGTGGACGGCAAGAAGACCTGGGAGCTTCGCAAGCGCAAGGCCCACCACCGGGGGCCCTTGGGCATCGTCGCCGGGGGGTGGCTCATCGGGCAGGCGGACCTCGTGGGGGTGGAGGGGCCCTTTAGCGTGGAGGAGCTTTTTGCCCACCAGGAAAAGCACCTGGCGGAGGAGGCCTTCCTCCGGGCCTACGCCAAGGGCGAGCCCCTTTACGCCTGGGTCCTGGAAAACGCCTTCCGCTACGAGAAGCCCCTCCACGTGCCCAGGCGCCCGGGCCGGGTCATGTTCGTGGACCTCTCCGAGGTACGGTGGTAA
- a CDS encoding YfjI family protein encodes MLKEHSKVLNGISQQADELDPEKALEALRNAPYVRPEDVDDWPEPLPLFREADPPEPYPLEALGPLEGVVREALRVVQGAEALTAAAFLAGASLGAQGIANAVVDGRTYPASLFFLTVADSGERKTELDRLALLPARAWQTAKAEVAALAEEAWRAEREAWEAERRRIQGEKGLSREERAEALKALGLPPARPWSGMFLLSDATTEAIVSALADDWPSVGLFVSEAGVFLGGHAMSEERRLYTISVLSRLWDGQGVERARQGDGKRLLLGRRLSVHLGMQPEVARDLLEDRLVRNQGLLARFFTAWAPQVGPRRYVEEDLTRNPAYIAYQGRLDALLEATAGNVRDDPEARVRGLELPSLPLHPAAKRLYVAFFEHLEAQKEELGEARAFAAKTPEHAVRLALVLGLFEDPSLTRLGPEHMERGIALAEWYMLEHRRLMEGARVPEPLRRAARLLEWLRERARGGASPIATPDVVRYGPRAVGRTTQAVREALRLLEAHGYVRVHREGRREVWELNPRAL; translated from the coding sequence ATGCTCAAGGAACACTCTAAGGTTTTGAACGGTATTTCGCAACAGGCCGATGAGTTGGACCCCGAGAAGGCCCTCGAGGCCCTGCGCAACGCCCCCTACGTGCGGCCCGAGGACGTGGACGATTGGCCGGAGCCCCTGCCCCTGTTCCGGGAGGCCGACCCGCCCGAGCCCTACCCCCTCGAGGCCCTCGGGCCCCTGGAGGGCGTGGTGCGGGAGGCCCTGCGCGTGGTCCAGGGCGCGGAGGCCCTGACCGCCGCCGCGTTCCTCGCCGGGGCGTCCCTGGGGGCCCAGGGCATCGCCAACGCCGTGGTGGACGGGCGGACGTACCCGGCGAGCCTGTTTTTCCTGACCGTGGCCGACTCGGGGGAGCGCAAAACGGAGTTGGACCGCCTCGCCCTCCTGCCCGCCCGGGCGTGGCAGACCGCGAAGGCGGAGGTTGCCGCCTTGGCCGAGGAGGCCTGGCGCGCGGAGCGCGAGGCCTGGGAGGCGGAGCGCCGGCGCATCCAGGGGGAGAAGGGCCTCTCCCGGGAGGAGCGGGCCGAGGCCCTGAAGGCCCTGGGCCTCCCCCCGGCCAGGCCGTGGAGCGGGATGTTCCTCCTCTCGGACGCCACCACCGAGGCCATCGTGAGCGCCCTGGCGGACGACTGGCCCAGCGTGGGGCTGTTCGTCTCCGAGGCCGGCGTGTTCCTGGGCGGCCACGCCATGAGCGAGGAGAGGCGCCTCTACACCATCTCCGTCCTGAGCCGCCTCTGGGACGGGCAGGGAGTGGAGCGGGCCCGGCAGGGGGACGGGAAGCGCCTCCTCCTCGGGAGGCGGCTCAGCGTCCACCTGGGCATGCAACCCGAGGTGGCCCGGGACCTCCTCGAGGACCGCCTGGTGCGAAACCAGGGACTCTTGGCGCGCTTCTTCACCGCCTGGGCCCCCCAGGTGGGCCCCCGGCGCTACGTGGAGGAGGACCTGACGCGAAACCCCGCCTACATCGCCTACCAGGGCCGTCTGGACGCCCTCCTCGAGGCCACCGCCGGGAACGTCCGGGACGACCCCGAGGCCCGGGTGCGGGGGCTGGAACTCCCCAGCCTCCCCCTGCACCCCGCCGCCAAGCGGCTGTACGTGGCGTTTTTTGAGCACCTGGAGGCGCAGAAGGAGGAACTTGGGGAGGCCCGGGCGTTCGCAGCCAAAACGCCTGAGCACGCGGTGCGCCTCGCCCTGGTCCTGGGCCTCTTCGAGGACCCTTCCCTCACCCGCCTGGGCCCCGAGCACATGGAGCGGGGCATCGCCCTAGCCGAGTGGTACATGCTGGAACACCGGCGGCTGATGGAGGGGGCCCGGGTGCCCGAGCCCCTTCGGCGGGCCGCGCGCCTCCTGGAGTGGCTGCGGGAGCGGGCGCGGGGGGGCGCGTCGCCCATCGCCACGCCGGACGTGGTGCGCTACGGCCCCCGGGCCGTGGGGCGCACCACCCAGGCCGTGCGGGAGGCCCTGCGGCTCCTCGAGGCCCACGGGTACGTTCGCGTCCATCGGGAGGGGCGCAGGGAGGTCTGGGAGTTGAACCCCCGGGCGCTTTGA
- a CDS encoding GNAT family N-acetyltransferase, which produces MRVLGRRVYWRWYGEVLLEGGVTLRMSGDAAKWLRPGERVRLRTEFKKPVLGFDEYALEGAFPLWPPFAKTLEHVRESPLGGEAYRYRLKVREATYESDFEAIAELEQFHYASEKEVVALWVCTECQKTIPANAKPLCDCGGEARLKEIRGSTPASRFLVLELAERLPFEPRILGYLRLDPPIPRMHRRTPEGVERDIRERIFPRDWFHPTYEGGADWQKALDRVRTAASRIARVVVHPDYRSEGFGALLVRVALEWARARGAPEGRREKHLVYTIAQMARYHPFFEKVGFRYLFDTASGRPVLFCPLTEEAEAHLERFLREDLYARAHGGRLYRPRFGRVSGLPGPIRLAGVHKAYRSHLDLGGLSREVQEALLAFGVKARVVERAVLRGASLEIPPGSLVVLAGASGAGKTTLLRLLLGELPDLGEVALPPGRRVAYIPGEVEVDLGEAPILEALYRKLKDVGAAIEVLNRVGLSDAVLYRARPKELSTGQRERFRLALLLAERPDLLLIDEFAAHLDVPTARRVALGLGKLCREAGVTLVAATHRPEVVAALDPDLLVYVGYGGLTTVPRRGPRT; this is translated from the coding sequence ATGCGCGTCCTAGGGCGGAGGGTCTACTGGCGCTGGTACGGGGAGGTCCTCCTGGAGGGGGGCGTGACCTTGCGCATGAGCGGGGACGCGGCCAAGTGGCTGAGGCCCGGGGAGCGGGTGAGGCTTCGCACCGAGTTCAAGAAGCCCGTCCTCGGCTTTGACGAGTACGCCCTCGAGGGCGCCTTCCCCCTCTGGCCCCCCTTTGCCAAGACCCTGGAGCACGTGCGGGAAAGCCCCCTGGGGGGCGAGGCCTACCGCTACCGCCTTAAGGTGCGGGAGGCCACCTATGAAAGCGACTTTGAGGCCATCGCCGAGCTGGAGCAGTTCCACTACGCCTCGGAGAAGGAGGTGGTGGCCCTCTGGGTCTGCACCGAGTGCCAGAAGACCATCCCCGCCAACGCCAAGCCCCTCTGCGACTGCGGCGGGGAGGCGAGGCTTAAGGAGATCCGGGGCTCCACCCCGGCAAGCCGCTTCCTCGTTTTGGAGCTCGCGGAGCGCCTCCCCTTTGAGCCCAGGATCCTGGGCTACCTCCGCCTGGACCCCCCCATCCCCCGGATGCACCGGAGGACCCCCGAGGGCGTGGAGCGGGACATCCGGGAAAGGATCTTCCCCCGGGACTGGTTCCACCCCACCTACGAGGGCGGGGCCGACTGGCAGAAGGCCCTGGACCGGGTGAGGACGGCTGCCAGCCGCATCGCCCGGGTGGTGGTCCACCCCGACTACCGCTCCGAGGGCTTCGGGGCCCTTCTCGTGCGGGTGGCCCTGGAGTGGGCGAGGGCGCGGGGGGCCCCCGAGGGGAGGCGGGAGAAGCACCTCGTCTACACCATCGCCCAGATGGCCCGTTACCACCCCTTCTTTGAGAAGGTGGGTTTCCGCTACCTCTTTGACACCGCCTCGGGAAGGCCCGTCCTCTTCTGCCCCCTCACCGAGGAGGCCGAGGCCCACCTGGAGCGCTTCCTCCGGGAGGACCTCTACGCCCGTGCCCACGGGGGGAGGCTCTATAGGCCCCGGTTCGGGCGGGTTTCGGGGCTTCCTGGCCCCATCCGCCTTGCCGGGGTCCACAAGGCCTACCGGAGCCACCTGGACCTAGGGGGCCTTTCCCGGGAGGTTCAGGAGGCCCTCCTCGCCTTCGGGGTGAAGGCCCGGGTGGTGGAGCGGGCGGTGCTCCGGGGGGCGAGCCTGGAGATCCCCCCGGGAAGCCTCGTGGTCCTGGCGGGGGCGAGCGGGGCGGGGAAGACCACCCTGCTCCGCCTCCTCCTGGGGGAGCTTCCGGACCTCGGGGAGGTGGCCCTTCCCCCGGGGAGGCGGGTGGCCTACATCCCCGGGGAGGTGGAGGTGGACCTGGGGGAGGCGCCCATCCTCGAGGCCCTGTACCGGAAGCTTAAGGACGTGGGGGCGGCCATAGAGGTGCTGAACCGGGTGGGCCTCTCCGACGCCGTGCTCTACCGGGCAAGGCCCAAGGAGCTTTCCACCGGGCAGAGGGAGCGCTTCCGCTTGGCCCTCCTCCTCGCGGAAAGGCCCGACCTCCTCCTCATAGACGAGTTCGCCGCCCACCTGGACGTGCCCACGGCGAGGCGGGTGGCCCTGGGCCTGGGGAAGCTCTGCCGGGAGGCGGGGGTCACCCTGGTGGCCGCCACCCACCGGCCCGAGGTGGTGGCCGCCCTGGACCCCGACCTCCTCGTCTACGTGGGCTACGGGGGGCTTACCACCGTACCTCGGAGAGGTCCACGAACATGA
- a CDS encoding helix-turn-helix domain-containing protein encodes MSVNEAARLLSVSRVTIYRAIWRGELKAMKIGARTLIPYKELEAFLERGLGGRR; translated from the coding sequence GTGAGCGTGAACGAGGCCGCGCGTTTGCTTTCGGTGAGCAGGGTTACGATCTACCGCGCGATCTGGCGCGGGGAGCTCAAGGCCATGAAAATCGGGGCGCGCACGCTCATCCCGTACAAGGAACTCGAGGCGTTTCTGGAAAGGGGATTGGGGGGAAGGAGGTAA
- the glp gene encoding gephyrin-like molybdotransferase Glp, translated as MRTNLSVEEALELVLAEAKAGLPVEELPLREAFGRVLAEDLASLVDHPDQDDTAIDGYACRAEDTLGASPETPVRLKVVGEAPAGRPFPGAVGRGEAVAVYTGAPVPKGADAVVRVEDTRREGDWVLLFAPASPKDIRPKGDDLRRGEVYLRRGDLLTPGRLGLAAAMGHARLKVFRRPRVGILSTGDEVVEPGEPLPFGGVYNSNAYSLLGLVLEAGGEPVLLGKVPDDPEAVLGRLGKAGPLDLLLTSGGVSMGEYDVVRKVLERHGEVVFWKVRQQPGGPLLFARLGGLPVLGLPGNPVSSMVTFFLYGRPFLFRLLGRTDPPYGRLKARALTPFKGAKGKKVFRRGVLSLAEGTVRSTGNQSSGVLRSMAFGNALVVLPPDQDAREGEEVEVIPLTFVP; from the coding sequence ATGCGGACGAACCTCTCCGTGGAGGAAGCGTTGGAGCTGGTCCTCGCCGAGGCCAAGGCGGGGCTTCCCGTGGAGGAGCTTCCCCTAAGGGAGGCCTTTGGCCGCGTTTTGGCCGAAGACCTCGCCTCCTTGGTGGACCACCCGGACCAGGACGACACCGCCATAGACGGCTACGCCTGCCGGGCGGAGGACACCCTGGGGGCCTCTCCCGAAACCCCCGTGCGCCTCAAGGTGGTCGGCGAGGCCCCGGCGGGCAGGCCCTTCCCCGGCGCGGTGGGGCGGGGGGAGGCCGTGGCCGTGTACACCGGGGCCCCCGTCCCCAAGGGGGCGGACGCGGTGGTGCGGGTGGAGGACACGAGGCGGGAAGGGGACTGGGTTCTCCTCTTCGCCCCCGCTTCCCCCAAGGACATCCGCCCCAAGGGGGACGACCTCCGGCGGGGGGAGGTGTACCTGAGGCGGGGGGACCTCCTCACCCCGGGGAGGCTCGGCCTGGCGGCGGCCATGGGCCACGCCCGCCTCAAGGTTTTCCGGAGGCCCCGGGTGGGGATCCTCTCCACGGGGGACGAGGTGGTGGAGCCGGGGGAGCCCCTGCCCTTTGGCGGGGTGTACAACTCCAACGCCTACAGCCTCCTGGGCCTGGTCCTCGAGGCGGGCGGGGAGCCCGTCCTCCTGGGCAAGGTCCCGGACGACCCCGAGGCGGTGCTTGGGCGGCTTGGGAAGGCCGGGCCTTTGGACCTCCTCCTCACCTCGGGGGGGGTGTCCATGGGGGAGTACGACGTGGTGCGCAAGGTGCTGGAGCGCCACGGGGAGGTGGTCTTCTGGAAGGTGCGGCAGCAGCCCGGGGGGCCCCTTCTCTTCGCCAGGCTAGGGGGGCTTCCCGTCCTCGGCCTTCCGGGAAACCCGGTCTCCAGCATGGTCACCTTCTTCCTCTACGGGAGGCCCTTCCTCTTCCGGCTCCTCGGGCGCACCGACCCCCCTTACGGCCGCCTTAAGGCCCGGGCCCTCACCCCCTTCAAGGGGGCCAAGGGGAAGAAGGTCTTCCGCCGGGGGGTGCTTTCCCTGGCCGAAGGGACGGTGCGGAGCACGGGGAACCAGTCAAGCGGGGTCCTCCGCTCCATGGCCTTCGGCAACGCCCTGGTGGTCCTTCCCCCGGACCAGGACGCCCGGGAGGGGGAGGAGGTGGAGGTCATCCCCTTGACTTTCGTGCCTTAG
- a CDS encoding DEAD/DEAH box helicase, protein MEFKDFPLKQEILEALHGRGLTTPTPIQAAALPLALEGKDLIGQARTGTGKTLAFALPIAQRLSPSREKGRKPRALVLTPTRELALQVSGELQAVAPHLKVVAVYGGTGYAKQKEELLRGADVVVATPGRALDYLKQGVLDLSQVEIAVLDEADEMLSMGFEEEVEALLSATPPSRQTLLFSATLPSWARRLAERYMRSPVVINVVREEGVTYQEEAILAPSDRLGLLSDLLYVKAPKRAIVFTRTKAETEEVATGLLRLGHAARAIHGDLSQSDREKVMRAFREGEVRVLVATDVAARGLDIPEVDLVVHHRLPDKPETYQHRSGRTGRAGRGGEVVILYGPREKRELAELEKAVGRTFKRVNPPTPEEVLEAKWHHLLARLARVPEKDYKLYLDFAGRLFAEGRVEVVAALMALLLGGAPKEKSLLTGEEGWRTHRATGPRLSLPRLVALLKERGLEVGKIAEAEGGFYVDLRPEAKPEVPGLHLEPAKRVEGLVEGPSRPRGRSRV, encoded by the coding sequence ATGGAGTTTAAAGACTTTCCCCTGAAGCAGGAGATCCTGGAGGCCCTCCACGGGCGCGGCCTCACCACCCCCACCCCCATCCAGGCGGCGGCGTTGCCTTTGGCCCTAGAGGGCAAGGACCTCATCGGCCAGGCCCGCACGGGCACGGGCAAGACCCTGGCCTTCGCCCTGCCCATCGCCCAGAGGCTCTCCCCGAGCCGGGAAAAGGGCAGGAAGCCCAGGGCGTTGGTCCTCACCCCCACGCGGGAGCTCGCCCTGCAGGTCTCCGGGGAGCTTCAGGCCGTGGCCCCCCACCTGAAGGTGGTCGCGGTGTACGGGGGCACGGGCTACGCCAAGCAGAAGGAAGAGCTTCTCCGGGGGGCGGACGTGGTGGTGGCCACCCCGGGGCGGGCCCTGGACTACCTGAAGCAAGGGGTCTTGGACCTCTCGCAGGTGGAGATCGCCGTCTTGGACGAGGCGGACGAGATGCTCTCCATGGGCTTTGAGGAGGAGGTGGAGGCCCTGCTTTCCGCCACGCCCCCTTCCCGGCAGACCCTCCTCTTCTCCGCCACCCTTCCCTCCTGGGCCCGGCGGCTTGCCGAGCGCTACATGCGAAGCCCCGTGGTCATCAACGTGGTGCGGGAGGAGGGGGTGACCTACCAGGAGGAGGCCATCCTGGCCCCCTCCGACCGCCTGGGCCTCCTTTCCGACCTCCTCTACGTGAAGGCGCCCAAGCGGGCCATCGTCTTCACCCGCACCAAGGCCGAGACCGAGGAGGTGGCCACGGGGCTTCTCCGCCTGGGCCACGCGGCCAGGGCCATCCACGGGGACCTCTCCCAAAGCGACCGGGAAAAGGTCATGCGGGCCTTCCGCGAGGGGGAGGTGCGGGTGCTGGTGGCCACGGACGTGGCCGCCCGGGGCCTGGACATCCCCGAGGTGGACCTGGTGGTGCACCACCGCCTCCCCGACAAGCCGGAGACCTACCAGCACCGCTCGGGGCGCACGGGCCGCGCGGGCCGGGGAGGCGAGGTGGTGATCCTCTACGGGCCCCGGGAGAAGCGGGAGCTTGCCGAGCTGGAAAAGGCGGTGGGCCGCACCTTCAAGCGGGTGAACCCGCCCACCCCCGAGGAGGTCCTCGAGGCCAAGTGGCACCACCTCCTGGCCCGCCTGGCCCGGGTTCCGGAGAAGGACTACAAGCTCTACCTGGACTTCGCCGGGAGGCTCTTCGCCGAGGGAAGGGTGGAGGTGGTGGCGGCCCTCATGGCCCTCCTCCTGGGCGGGGCCCCCAAGGAGAAGAGCCTCCTCACCGGGGAGGAGGGCTGGCGCACCCACAGGGCCACGGGGCCGAGGCTCTCCCTGCCCCGGCTCGTGGCCCTTCTCAAGGAGCGGGGCCTCGAGGTGGGCAAGATCGCCGAGGCCGAGGGGGGCTTTTACGTGGACCTCCGCCCCGAGGCCAAGCCGGAGGTCCCGGGCCTCCACCTGGAGCCCGCCAAGAGGGTGGAGGGCCTTGTGGAAGGCCCTTCCCGCCCCCGTGGCCGTAGCCGGGTCTAG
- the proS gene encoding proline--tRNA ligase, which yields MAKEKGLTPQSQDFSEWYLEVIQRAELADYGPVRGTIVVRPYGYALWENIQGVLDRMFKETGHQNAYFPLFIPMSFLKKEAEHVEGFSPELAVVTHAGGEELEEPLAVRPTSETVIGYMWSKWIRSWRDLPQLLNQWGNVVRWEMRTRPFLRTSEFLWQEGHTAHATREEAEEEVRRMLGVYARLAREYAAIPVIEGLKTEKEKFAGAVYTTTIEAMMKDGKALQAGTSHYLGENFARAFDITFQDKDLQVKYVHTTSWGLSWRFIGAIVMTHGDDKGLVLPPRLAPIQVVIVPIYKEESRERVLEAAQALRQALLAKGLRVHLDDRDHYTPGYKFHEWELKGVPFRVELGPKDLEGGQAVLASRLGGKETLPLAALPEALPGKLDAFHEELYQRALAFREAHTRKVDTYEAFKEAVQEGFALAFHCGDKACERLIQEETTATARCVPFEAEAEEGLCVRCGRPSAYGKRVVFAKAY from the coding sequence ATGGCGAAGGAGAAGGGCCTAACCCCCCAGAGCCAGGACTTCAGCGAGTGGTACCTCGAGGTCATCCAAAGGGCCGAGCTCGCCGACTACGGGCCCGTGCGGGGCACCATCGTGGTCCGCCCCTACGGGTACGCCCTCTGGGAGAACATCCAGGGGGTTCTGGACCGCATGTTCAAGGAGACGGGCCACCAGAACGCCTACTTCCCCCTCTTCATCCCCATGAGCTTCCTCAAGAAGGAGGCCGAGCACGTGGAGGGGTTCTCCCCCGAGCTCGCCGTGGTCACCCACGCGGGGGGCGAGGAGCTGGAGGAGCCCCTGGCGGTCCGCCCCACCTCGGAGACGGTGATCGGCTACATGTGGTCCAAGTGGATCCGAAGCTGGCGCGACCTGCCCCAGCTTTTGAACCAGTGGGGCAACGTGGTGCGCTGGGAGATGCGCACCCGGCCCTTCCTCCGCACGAGCGAGTTTCTGTGGCAGGAGGGGCACACCGCCCACGCCACCCGGGAGGAGGCGGAGGAGGAGGTGCGGAGGATGCTTGGCGTCTACGCCCGCCTCGCCCGGGAGTACGCCGCCATCCCCGTGATTGAGGGCCTGAAGACCGAGAAGGAGAAGTTCGCCGGGGCCGTCTACACCACCACCATTGAGGCCATGATGAAGGACGGCAAGGCCCTCCAGGCGGGCACCAGCCACTACCTGGGGGAGAACTTCGCCCGGGCCTTTGACATCACCTTCCAGGACAAGGACCTCCAGGTGAAGTACGTCCACACCACGAGCTGGGGCCTCTCCTGGCGCTTCATCGGGGCCATCGTCATGACCCACGGGGACGACAAGGGCCTCGTCCTCCCGCCCCGCCTCGCCCCCATCCAGGTGGTCATCGTCCCCATCTACAAGGAGGAAAGCCGGGAAAGGGTCCTCGAGGCCGCCCAAGCCCTCCGCCAGGCCCTTTTGGCCAAGGGGCTTCGCGTCCACCTGGACGACCGGGACCACTACACCCCGGGGTACAAGTTCCACGAGTGGGAGCTCAAGGGGGTGCCCTTCCGCGTGGAGCTCGGGCCCAAGGACCTGGAAGGGGGCCAGGCGGTCTTGGCGAGCCGCCTCGGGGGCAAGGAGACCCTGCCCCTCGCCGCCCTCCCCGAGGCCCTGCCCGGGAAGCTTGACGCCTTCCACGAGGAGCTCTACCAAAGGGCCCTGGCCTTCCGGGAGGCCCACACCCGCAAGGTGGACACCTACGAGGCCTTCAAGGAGGCGGTGCAGGAGGGGTTCGCCCTGGCCTTCCACTGCGGGGACAAGGCCTGCGAGCGGCTGATCCAGGAGGAGACCACCGCCACCGCCCGCTGCGTGCCCTTTGAGGCCGAAGCGGAGGAGGGCCTTTGCGTCCGCTGCGGGAGGCCTTCCGCCTACGGCAAGCGGGTGGTCTTCGCCAAGGCGTACTAA
- a CDS encoding MFS transporter, which produces MGERLSPAHRLVLASFLWSFGGNLVYFFLNFHLEALGFSRQAIGLAQAVVLLSGVAFALPLAYLIPRLGYLKSLYLSFFLAVASGLLLGLGVLVFPSLAGYGLAGALLQGTAAPLMARLAPPERRVALFSLQAALTTASGFFSTLLAGYLSDLLGARWVLLFALPFFLLSFPLVRGLSPGTGEGKPPRLWGRVRVWLRLLLPQVVIGFGAGLVIPFLNLFLKEKFGLSYGATGLVFALSSLATGAAMLLQPLLVQRLGRLGAIVFVQALSLPFLGALAWAPWLPLVTLALLIRGALMNAAGPVYAALVMDYLAEEERPGFFLLESALWSLLFALASALSGVVQEALGLRAFDLLFGGTLALYTLGILLWPWAFRGLKQVD; this is translated from the coding sequence GTGGGAGAACGCCTTTCGCCCGCCCACCGCCTGGTCCTCGCCAGCTTCCTCTGGTCCTTCGGGGGGAACCTGGTCTACTTCTTCCTCAACTTCCACCTCGAGGCCCTGGGCTTCTCCCGCCAGGCCATCGGCCTGGCCCAGGCGGTGGTCCTCCTCTCCGGGGTGGCCTTCGCCCTGCCCCTGGCCTACCTCATCCCCCGCCTCGGCTACCTGAAAAGCCTCTACCTGTCCTTTTTCCTCGCCGTGGCGAGCGGGCTCCTTCTGGGCCTCGGGGTCCTGGTCTTTCCCTCCCTGGCGGGTTACGGCCTGGCGGGGGCCCTTCTGCAGGGCACGGCGGCCCCCCTGATGGCCCGGCTTGCGCCCCCGGAAAGGCGGGTGGCCCTCTTCAGCCTGCAGGCGGCCCTGACCACGGCGAGCGGCTTCTTCTCCACCCTGCTTGCGGGCTACCTCTCGGACCTCCTCGGGGCGCGGTGGGTCCTCCTCTTCGCCCTGCCCTTTTTCCTGCTCTCCTTCCCCCTGGTGCGGGGCCTTTCCCCCGGGACGGGGGAGGGGAAGCCCCCCCGCCTTTGGGGCCGGGTGCGGGTGTGGCTCAGGCTCCTTTTGCCCCAGGTGGTTATCGGCTTCGGGGCGGGGCTCGTCATCCCCTTCCTGAACCTTTTCCTCAAGGAGAAGTTCGGCCTAAGCTACGGGGCCACGGGGCTCGTCTTCGCCCTCTCCTCCCTGGCCACGGGGGCGGCCATGCTCCTCCAGCCCCTCCTGGTCCAGAGGCTTGGGCGGCTTGGGGCCATCGTCTTCGTCCAGGCCCTTTCCCTTCCCTTCCTCGGCGCCTTGGCCTGGGCCCCCTGGCTTCCCCTGGTCACCCTGGCCCTCCTCATCCGGGGGGCCCTCATGAACGCCGCCGGGCCCGTGTACGCCGCCTTGGTCATGGACTACCTGGCCGAGGAGGAGCGCCCCGGCTTCTTCCTCCTGGAAAGCGCCCTCTGGAGCCTCCTCTTCGCCCTGGCGAGTGCCCTTTCCGGAGTGGTGCAGGAGGCCCTGGGCCTTAGGGCCTTTGACCTCCTCTTCGGGGGGACCCTGGCCCTCTACACCCTGGGCATCCTCCTTTGGCCCTGGGCCTTCCGGGGGCTCAAGCAGGTAGACTGA
- the nth gene encoding endonuclease III: MGGVACPKEGPKEKKARAREVLKALKAAYPGARTELRHNSPFQLLVATVLSAQATDKSVNEATPALFARFPDAKALASATPEEVEPYIRRIGLYRTKAKNLVALARRLLEEYGGEVPKEKEALMRLPGVGWKTATVVLGAAFGVPGIAVDTHVARLAKRLCFSEAKAPERIGKDLEALFPKEDWVFVHHALVLHGRYVCTARRPRCGACVLAPHCPSRQA, from the coding sequence GTGGGGGGCGTGGCGTGCCCGAAGGAAGGGCCAAAGGAGAAGAAGGCCCGGGCCCGGGAGGTCTTAAAGGCCCTCAAGGCCGCCTACCCCGGGGCCCGCACGGAGCTTAGGCACAATAGCCCCTTCCAGCTCCTCGTGGCCACGGTCCTCTCCGCCCAGGCCACCGATAAAAGCGTGAACGAGGCCACCCCGGCCCTCTTCGCCCGCTTTCCCGACGCCAAGGCCCTGGCTTCGGCCACCCCCGAGGAGGTGGAGCCCTACATCCGCCGCATCGGGCTTTACCGCACCAAGGCGAAAAACCTCGTGGCCCTGGCGAGGAGGCTTTTGGAGGAGTACGGGGGAGAGGTGCCCAAGGAGAAGGAGGCCCTCATGCGCCTTCCCGGGGTGGGCTGGAAGACGGCCACCGTGGTGTTGGGGGCGGCCTTTGGGGTGCCGGGGATCGCCGTGGACACCCACGTGGCCCGCCTCGCCAAGAGGCTCTGCTTCTCCGAGGCCAAGGCCCCGGAGAGGATCGGGAAGGACCTCGAGGCCCTCTTTCCCAAGGAGGACTGGGTCTTCGTCCACCACGCCCTCGTCCTCCACGGCCGCTACGTCTGCACCGCGAGGAGGCCCCGCTGCGGGGCCTGCGTTCTTGCGCCCCACTGCCCGAGCCGCCAGGCCTAG
- a CDS encoding DUF7146 domain-containing protein — protein sequence MIHCFAGCPTEAVLEALGLAWRDLFPDSHEELAGKVFRRVRPAPSPRPEPRPDEGRRRLLEAIWARAVPLDRPGAELGRRYLEARGLSLEAVLPGLQNLRLHPGLEYREEGKILGAFPALLARVEHTQHGLVALHRVYLSPDGRGKAPVGSPKKLTKAVLEGGLKGAAIRLYAPEGGVLAVAEGVETALAVREAAGLPAWAAVSAGGLEAWEPPPGVGEVLIAADGDERGVEAGKKLAKQLLALGIAVKLAVPPDGADWLDVLVAKKLAGRVEAAPGEEETDAQGTL from the coding sequence TTGATCCATTGCTTCGCGGGTTGCCCCACGGAGGCCGTCCTCGAGGCCCTAGGCCTTGCGTGGCGCGACCTGTTTCCCGACTCCCACGAGGAGCTTGCGGGGAAGGTTTTCCGCCGCGTTCGGCCCGCGCCCTCTCCCCGCCCCGAGCCCCGACCGGACGAGGGGCGGCGGAGGCTCCTCGAGGCCATCTGGGCCCGGGCCGTCCCCCTTGACCGCCCCGGCGCGGAGCTGGGCCGGCGCTACCTCGAGGCCCGGGGCCTGAGCCTCGAGGCCGTCCTCCCCGGCCTCCAGAACCTCCGCCTCCACCCCGGCCTGGAGTACCGGGAGGAGGGGAAGATCCTGGGGGCCTTCCCCGCCCTCCTCGCCCGGGTGGAGCACACTCAGCACGGCCTGGTGGCCCTGCACCGCGTCTATCTGAGCCCGGACGGGAGGGGGAAGGCCCCGGTGGGGAGCCCCAAAAAGCTCACCAAGGCGGTCCTCGAGGGGGGCCTGAAGGGGGCGGCCATCCGCCTCTACGCCCCGGAGGGCGGGGTCCTGGCCGTGGCCGAGGGGGTGGAGACCGCCCTCGCGGTGCGCGAGGCCGCGGGCCTTCCCGCCTGGGCCGCCGTGAGCGCGGGGGGCCTCGAGGCGTGGGAGCCCCCACCCGGGGTGGGAGAGGTCTTGATCGCGGCTGACGGGGACGAGAGGGGGGTGGAAGCTGGGAAAAAACTGGCGAAGCAGCTTTTGGCGCTGGGGATCGCGGTGAAGCTGGCCGTGCCGCCAGACGGCGCGGACTGGCTTGATGTTCTGGTGGCGAAAAAGCTTGCGGGGCGGGTGGAGGCCGCCCCGGGAGAGGAGGAAACTGATGCTCAAGGAACACTCTAA